The Leptotrichia sp. OH3620_COT-345 region GTATCGGAGAATAAAAATAATATAAATGATTTCAAATAAGAATTAAAAATATAGTTAAATAGATACGTAAAACTAAAATAGAAGTTAAAATCGGACATTCAAATTATTCAACAAAAAAATACGGGAATAAACATAAAGAAAAATTATTGTTTGAGTAAAACAAGTTTATGATTTTTTAGTGCATGAAATGTTTTTTAATATGAAATAATTTAAGTTGGATAGTTTTTAGTGTAATTTTTTTATAAAAAAGGTTGGAAAAATTTATTAATTTTTAAAAAATTAATATTTTTTAATTAGAGTAATAAATATAAAATTAAAAAAGGAAGTATTTTAAAAATAATTATTTTTTTATTTTTAAAATAGCTTCCTTTTTCAAAATAATTTGTAATATTAACATTTCTTGTCATCGATAAATTCATCATCAATAAACTTTTTAAGACTTTCGGGCATATTTTCAATTAAAGGGTTTTCACTATTTTTATTGCTGTTATTTTTGAAATTTTTATCTGAATTTCGGTCATTTTTATTTTCAGAAATATCGCTACCGAATATTTCTCTGAAAAAGCCTACCTCAAGTTCTCTGGAAAATACATTTTTCAATATAATCATAACAACGGGACCTATGAGAAATCCCATTATTCCGAAAAATTTAAATCCCGAATACATAGAAATCAATGTTACTAGAGGGTGAACTCCTATATTTTGACTTATAAGTTTAGGTTCCATTATTTGCCTTACAGATAACACAAGAAGATAAATCAAAATCAAAGCCAGTCCTAACTTTATATCTCCCAATAAAAATGATATTCCCGCCCAAGGAAGTAAGATCGCTCCTGCTCCCAGTATCGGTAAAGCATCAATCAGACAAATTACAATTGATATTAATAGAGGATAGGGAATATTAAACTTCAAAAAAAACAGTAAATTAAAAGAAATCAAAAGTTCAAAAAAGCATATTGTCATAAGAATAATCTGTGCTTTAATATAAGAACCTAAAACTGTAAACATTTCTTTTTTTATATTATATATTTTTTTTAGCCATAATTCAGGGAGTTGTTGTTCCAAAAATTTTAAAATTTCTTTTTTATCAAGACTTATAAAAAAAGTTGAAAGTACAGTAATGCATATATATATTATTATTGTGGGTATGGAAGTTACAAAATAGATGAGTCCGTTTATAAAACTTCCTATTTTGGAAGAACCGAGCGAAATAACTCCTGTCACGGAATTTTTAATCTGGTTTGTAAATCCTTTAGGCAAATATCCTAAATAAATATATCCCTGATCAATCGCAGCTGTCCATAATTTTTTAAAATCTTCAGTATAAGTATTTATATTTTTTGAAAGTTTATAAATTTCTCCGAATAAACGAAGAGAAACAATACTTATAAAACTTAGAAAAAAAATTAAAAATATTACTATTGAAGTAATGGTAGCTATTTTTTTTGAAAATTTTAATTTTCGTCGGAGAAAGTTTCCGAAAGGTTGAATTATTATTGAAAAAAATACAGCTATTACAAAAGGAAAAAGAAATATCCCTAATTTAAAAAGTAAAAGTACTACCAAAAGTACTAATACTATATATAAAATAAAATAAAGTTTTTTAAAATCAAATTTTTTATACTCAGACATAATTACCCCTTTAATAAAATTGTGTATGTTATATTATAGACTATATAATTAAAATTGTAAATATAATTTGATATTTTGTTTTTATATTTTCTTTTATTGATTACAATAGCGTTGTATATTATTGTTATATCTTTTCGTACAGTTTTTTACATATACGAAAAGAAATACTTTTACTTTAATTTGTAATACAGATTTTTTCTTTTTTTAATGTTTTCACAATATCTAAAAATCTTTATAGATCAAATTAAAATTGACATAATTTTAAAAAAATGATACTATAAGATATGTCTAATAGTAATATTAAATTGTAAATAAATATTTACCGAAGGTAAATCTTTAAAATCCAGTAATAGATTAAGGAGGTTGAGAAAGTGTTATGAAATATATTGTATTAGGGATACTAATACTGAAAAAAAGTACGGTTTATGAAATACGAAATATAATCAAAGAAAATTTTAAATCAATGTGCAGTGACAGTATGGGAAGTATTCAAGCATCATTGAAAAAACTTCTTTCAGAAGAAATGATAATTTTTAAGAAGTACACTGAAAGGAATATAAATAAAAAAGTTTATTACATTACTGAAATAGGCAGAAAAGAATTTTTAGAATGGATAAAAACACCTTTAAATATGGGACAAATGAAAAATATAGAATTGGGAAAACTTTTATTTATGGGATTAGTTCCTAAGGAAAAACGTTTACTTTTAATAGAAGAAATCATAAAAAATTTAGAAAAAGAAATTTTCTATTTAAAAAAAATAATGAAAAAACAGAAAGAATTCAAGGAAAGAGAAAAATTAACAGAATATTTTAAAAATAATCAAGAATACAGTGAAAAAATAATGGAAGCCAATCAAAGTAAAACAATAGATGAAAGTATTTCTGAAATTTATCAATATGAAATTTTGACACTTCAGTTAGGAATTGATACAACAGAGTTTTATGTAAATTGGTTTAAAAAAGTCAAGAAAAACATAAAAAAAGGTGATATTAAAATATTAAAAATATAGAAAATATAACAATGTAAAATTTATGTTTTCTCAAATTGAAAAATGTTAATAAAATTTAAAAAATCTTTATTTACTATTTTTAAATTATTTATACTTAAAAAAATGTATAATAAAATTTATATATAATAAAAAACATTTTCTAAGTATACAGGAGTAGAGTAAGTTGTAATTTTAAAGAGAAAGGGGGACACTTATGCCGAAATCGATTTATAAAAGAAAAATCAGTAAAAGTCGGTTTTTGTTTTTATTTCTTATAAGTGTTTCAGTATGCGGAGCTAATTTGGATGATGTAATTTCCGAATATGAAAAAAAATCATACACAACAAAAATCAATGAAGCAAATTTGAAAACATATGATATTAAAGAAAAAGCGCTAAAAAAAGGAGATTGGAATGCAATAAAATTCAGTACCGAAAATGCTTATGAAAAGAGCAGGAGCTATGATGGAATAAATATAAATAACAGTATAACTTTCGGAATATTGTATTATAAAAACGGATATAATTTTACAGATAAAAAATTTACAGAAAATAAAATTGGAATATCAAAAACTCTGAATGATTTTTTTTATAGTGATACGAAACATAATACAAATGTAAATAATATATCCAGAAACATACAGAAAATTATTAATGAAACATCTAAAAACGATGAAATACGTAATTTGATTGACTTATATAAAGAATATAAAAATAAAGAAAAAGAAGTATCGCAAAATAAAATATCCGTTGAAGGAAAAAAGAAAGATTATAATATTTTAACAAAAAAATATCAATTGGGTACGGCTACAAAATTTGATTATGACTTGGCAAAAACAGAATATGAAACTGCACAGCTGAAATATGAAAATACCGAAAGGGAATTAAAGATATTAAATGAAAAATTTATGATTTATAATGTTTCAATACCGAAAACTGAAAAGCTCGAGGACATAAAAGCTATTGAATTGAAAAAGGAAGATTTTTATGGATTAAAATTATCGGAAGCCCAAAAAATAAAATTAAATGAAAACTTATATGAAGAAAGAATGAAAAAAGAAAAATTTGACTATAATGTGCCAAAAATTACCGCGGATGCAGGTTATTCCTTTAAAAATGATTCTGTCACAGTAGGTTTGGGGATTACAAAAACTTTTAAGTTATATAATGACACAATAGAAGATTTAAAGAATGAAACTGAAAAACTTAAGCTGGAATATGAACGGAAAAAAAATGAGATACTTTCCAATGCAGGGCAGGAAATACTAAATTATACAACTTATCAGACAAATGTATTAATCAGTAAAAAAAATTTGGAGATTTCAAAGCAGGATTATGCAATCTTTTTTAAAAAATACGAGCTCGGTACAGACACATTTGCAAACTATGTAGAAAAAAGAAACGTATATGAAAAAGCGGTTATAGACTATGAAATAGCTAAAAATGAATTAGCGGCATTTACAAGAAAAATTAAATATTACAAATAGAATAAGTTGAAAGAAAAATAATATGAGGTGATTTTGTGCTAAAAAAGAAGATGAAAGAAATTTATAAATATCTTAAAGGAAAGACGATAGTTTTTTTAATTTTAGGAGTAATATTTTTAATTGCCTGCGGAAAAAAGAAAGAAGAGAATGTATATGAGGTTACAACAGTAGAAAAAGGGGATATAAGTCTTTCTATCGAAAAAACCGGACAAGTAGTTTCTGAAAATGAAGTTTCTGTTTACACTACTGCAAATCAGAGAGTGAATAAAGTATTTTTCAAAGCCGGGGATAATGTAAAAAAAGGCGATATTGTACTGACTTTTTATCCTGTGGATAAAAATGAACTTCAAAGAAAAATACAGATAAAAAGTCTTGAAGTGCGACAAAAGCAGAGAGATTTGAGAAATGTTTCAGAACTGAAAAAAATTGGAGGAGCTTCTGCAGTATCTGTAGATGATGCCAAAATTGCCTTACAGACTGTACAACTTGAGCTTTTATCGCTAAAGGAAGATTTTGCTTTAATAGTAGATCATATAAAAAGTCCGGTTGACGGGGTTATCACAGCTATGACTGCTGATGAAAATTATCGTGTAAATACGGAAACTACTTTGTTTAAAGTATCAGATGTAAAAAATATGAAAGTCGAAGTAAATTTGTCCGATACACAAATAAAAGATATAACACCGGGACAAAGAGTTGAAATTACTTCGGATTCATTGCCTGACGGAGAAAAAATAGACGGTGTCGTTTCTCAAATTTCAGGTGTGTCGGTCAAAAGTACAAATTTAGATGAAAGTAATACTACTGTAAGCATAAAATTAAATAATTCCGGAAATTTAAGACCCGGCACAACCATAAATGCAACTATTTTTTATAAAGAAAGTAAAAATGTGTTAAAAATACCGTATAATTCCGTAATAAATGAAAATAATAAATTTTATGTATTTTTAGTTGGAAATGATAATAAAATAAGCAAAAAAGAGGTAATTTTAGGAAACGGTGACGATTCCTATTATGAAGTTGTAAGCGGAATTTCAAGCGGGGAAAAAATTATTGCTGTAATTGATGAAAACTTAAAAGACGGAGAAAAAATAAAAATAGCAGATCCGAATAAAAAAACGAATGGAAAAGGCAATAAAAAAGGAAATAGCAAGCCTAATAAAAATAATAATAGAGACAAAGATTCGGAAAGAAATCCTCCTCAATAAAAATAAATTTTTAAAAGGAAAATAATTATGATAGACGTAAAAAAAATAGTTAAAATTTATAAAAACGGCAATATGTCATTGGAAGTTCTTAAAGGTCTTGATCTTTATGTAGGAAAAAATGAATATGTAGCACTTATGGGTCCTTCAGGAAGTGGAAAATCTACATTTATGAACATACTCGGTTGTCTTGATAAATTAACTTCAGGAAAATATATACTTGACGGAGTTGATGTTTCAACAATGAAAGGTGATCAGCTTTCAGTAGTAAGGAATGAAAAAATAGGATTTGTTTTCCAGTCATTTAATTTGCTTCCCAAACTTTCCGCTCTTGAAAATGTAGCACTTCCGGCACTTTATGCAGGAATAAAAAGAGAAGAAAGATACAAACGAGCTGAAGATGCTTTAAAAAGTGTGGGTTTGGGAGAAAGAATTCATCATAAACCTAATGAAATGTCAGGAGGACAGAGACAGAGAGTCGCCATAGCAAGAGCAATAATAAATAATCCCAAAATACTTCTTGCAGATGAGCCTACAGGTAACCTTGACTCAAAATCAGGAGAAGAAGTACTTGAAATATTCAAAACATTAAATGAACAGGGAACGACAATAGTTATGGTAACTCATGAAGAAGATGTGGCTCAACACTGTAAAAGAATAGTAAGGTTAAAAGACGGAGTTATTGAATCCGATTATATTGTTACTGATAGGAAAGGGGAATAAATGGATTTTTTTGAATCATTGAAACTTGCTGTAGGTAATCTTTTCAGTTATAAAATAAGATCATTTCTGACTATGCTCGGAATAATAATCGGAATCGGAGCTGTAGTTATGATGTCTTCTCTTGGTGCAGGGGTTAAAGAGAATATAGTAGGTGATTTAAACAAACTTGGATTAGGAAACTTTCAAGTATCTATAGACACTTCACCGGGGCAAACATATAAAAGCGGTGATTTACTAACTCCAAAAGATATTTCAGATTTAAAGAGAATAGAAGGTGTTGAAGGGGCTTCTCCCACATCTGAAGCATTTGCAAGAATAGAAATAGGAAAAAAAAGAAAAACTTTTATTGCTACCGGAGTAACTGAAGATTCTTTTAAAATTTATAATTATACAATACTTAAAGGAAGAAAATTTTTGCCTTCAGAATATAAAAAAGACGGTAAATATTTAATATTGGACAATACTACTGCTAAAGAGATATTTCAGGAAGAAAATCCTATTGGAAAAAAGATTGTTTTGAATTTCAGGAGAAACAGACAGATTGTAACTGTAATCGGAATATATAAAAATCCTCTTGAAAACTTAGGTGGTGGCGGTGAAGATGTGCCTGTATTCGGACTTCTTCCAAATAATTATATAAACCACTTAAACGGCAATGAAGGAAATAAATTTACAAGCCTTGATTTGAAAGCAGCTGATCCTAAAGAACTGAATATAGTTATGGAAAGGGTAAAAAATTTTCTTGAAAAAAGAGGAAGTAAAAGTCAAATTTACAATGTCCAAAATATTGCTCAAGGACTAGACGAATTTAACAACATACTTAATATGCTTTCTCTCTTTATAAACGGAGTTGCAGCAATTTCTCTTTTTGTGGGAGGTATAGGAGTAATGAATATTATGCTTGTAAGTGTTACCGAGAGAATAAGGGAAGTAGGTTTGAGAAAAGCCATAGGTGCAAAAACACGAGATATTCTTTCTCAATTTCTTATAGAAGCAGTTATTCTGACTTTTTTTGGAGGCATAATGGGAATTTTTACAGGATATGGCGGAGCACTCCTCATTGGATTCTTCATAAAGACAGCTCCTATTTTAAGTCCTGTAGTTGTAATAGTTTCTTTAATTGTCTCAACTATGACCGGACTAATTTTTGGAGTATATCCTGCTAAAAAAGCTGCAAATCTTGATCCTATTGAAGCTTTAAGAGTTGATTAGCTAAACATTTTACAAATCAGAATAAAAGTTATTCTGATTTTTTAATGAAATATAAAAAAAAATAAGGTATAATTTCTATATAATGAAATTAAACTTTTTTATTTAAGGAGCGAGAAATGCAAAAAAAGAAAATAATTCTGGATTGCGATCCGGGACATGATGATGCTGTAGCAATAATGGTAGCAGGACTACATAAAAAATTTGATTTAATGGGTATTACAGTAGTAGCAGGTAATCAGACATATGAAAATGTCACTAACAACGCACTTAAAATATGTGATTATTTTGATTTTGATATTCCCGTTTATGGAGGAATGAAAGGTCCATTAATAAGAAAACAGATTATTGCAAGTGATTTTCACGGCAAGACAGGACTTGACGGGATAAAACTTCCTGAAACTTCAAGAAAAATAGAAAAAGAAAATGCAATTGATTTTATTATAAATTCTCTTTCAGAAAGTAATGAAAATGATAAAATTACTTTAATTCCTGTAGGTCCTTTGACAAATATTGCTATGGCATTAAAAATAAAACCCGAAATAAAAGAAAAAATTGAAAAAATAATATTAATGGGAGGAAGCTGTTCAGAAGGAAATGTAACTCCTTATGCAGAATTTAATATTTATGCAGATCCTGAAGCTGCACATATTGTATTTTCATCAGGAGTTCCTATAATTATGATGGGACTTGATATTACAAATAAAACAATGCCTAATGAAGATATCATAAGTAAAATACAAAACATAAATACAAAAGAGGGAAATTTCCTGAATCAAGCATTACATTTTCCGAAAAGATATGATGAAAATGGAAAATTTTTATATCATACTCTTCATGATGTAGTGACATTGATATATCTAATTGATGAAAGTGTAGTAAAATTAGAGAAAATTAACTGTAGAATAGAATTAAAAGATGACAAAAAATACGGTCAGACTGTATGTCGTAAATATGATTGTCAAAAGAAAGAAATATTTGAAGAAAAATCGGAAATTTATGCAGGAATTGAAATAAATCTGGATAAATTTTGGGATATTATTTTTGAAGTGATAGAGGTATATTAAAAAATAAATTAAAAATTCTAATAATTTTAAATTTATTATTGATTTCTTTGAAAATTAGAATAAAACATATTATATTAATAAAAATCAAATTAACAAATACATATCTAAAAAGAAGATTAATTATAAAAACTAAATTTAATGCAGATTCAGTTAAATAAAATAAGCTGTTTAAAAAAATATTAACTAAAAGAGAATAAGAAGAGAGTAACTTTCAATAAATAATATAAAAAATTAAAAATAAGAGATAAGAGGGAAACAAAAGGGAAGTTTAACCATCAATTTAAGCAGCAAGTAGTAATAAAATTTAATGTAAAGAAATAAAATTAATATTGTATTAAGAAACGTCTATAAATCAAAAAGGGGGAAGTGTTATAGATATAAAAACAGAATATGGATTTATTCATAAATTTTAATTGTTTGGGTAATTGTACAAATAAAAGAGTTCTAAACAAAACACGGATTACTTTATAATAAATTAATATGAGTAGTAGAAATGGATAATCCGGAAAATAATAAAAGTTATATATGTAATCGGACAGAAAAAAATCCCTCAATATTCAAATTATTTTAACAAAAAAATAAAAATGAGTGTAAAAAATCACCGTATTTAGATAAAATAGGTTTGTGATTTTTTAGGGAGAGTAATATTTTTGAATATAAAATGATTTATGTTGGGAAATTTTTTGTTAAACTTTTTGCAAAAAAATTTATAATTTCTCTTGATTTTTTGAAAAAATGAGGTATATTTATATTAAGGAACTTATGTAAGCGGTTACATTTTTAGATTTATTGAAGAAATGGAGGTGATAAAGTGAAAAAAGCTCTTGTAATAGGAAGTCTAAACATGGATATGACTGCAAAAGTTGAAAAGCTTCCTAAACTGGGAGAAACTATTTTCAGCAATGAATTTTATGAAAGCTGCGGAGGTAAAGGAGCAAATCAGGCAGTCGCAATCGCAAAATTAGGAATGAATACCACTATGATAGGAATGGTCGGAAATGATTTTCAAGGAGAAAAACTTATTGAAAATCTTATTAAACATAATGTCAAGGCTGATAACATAATAAAAAGTGATGAATTGACGGGAAGAGCTGTCATAACGGTTGATAAAAACGGAAATAACAATATCATTGTTATTCCCGGCAGCAATTTTAAAATTACAAAAGAACATATACAAAATAAAGAAAAAATAATATTTGAAAGTGATATAGTCATATTACAGAATGAAATTCCTATAGATGTTGTCGAATTTTCTTTAAAAAAAGCAAAGGAATTGAATAAAATTACTATATTCAATCCTGCTCCCGCAACTGAACTTTCTTCTATAATTTATGAAAATACTGATTATCTGATACTAAATGAAACTGAAACTGAAGAAATTTTTGGGATAAATATAAATGATAAAGTCTACATTGGAAAAATATTTCATAAAAAGAAGGAGCATAACATTAAAAATATAATTCTCACACTGGGAGAAAAAGGAAGTATTTTATTTGATAAGGATGACAGTGTCAGAAAATATGATGCTTATGAAGTAAATGCTGTAGACACTACTGCTGCGGGAGATTCATTTATCGGAGCATTTGCACTTAAAATATGCGAAACGAATAACCCTGATATTGCAATAAAATATGCAACTGCTGTTTCTGCTATTGTTGTTACAAGGCAAGGAGCTCAGGATTCTATACCTACAGTTGAAGAAATTGAAAAATTTATGGAGTTGAACAGTTGAAAATCATAGAAACTGATTTTTTTCAAAAAGAAAATGTAAGCGGTTACAAAAAAATATTTTGAAAATTTTAAATACTTAATATTAAAGTAAACAGCAACTTTGAAACAGCTATAAAAAATTATAAATTCTAAGGTAAAAATACAAAAAATAGTTTTAGAGGAATTAATTAATATTTGGATGCTTAAAGACAATACAACCAATTTTAAAGGTAGGATTATAGTCATAAAAATAGTTTTATCTGTAAGCAAAGGTTATCAGTTTTACATTTATGAAACAGAAAAAATTAGTTTCAGTATAGTTTGGAACAATAAAAAATACTATTAAAAACGATATTTAAAAGACTTTCTAAGATACAAAATTATTTACTTTTAAATTTAGATTAGAGTGGATTTTAAATTGAAAAACAAAAATAAGAAATAAAGTAAATTTAAAAGCTAAATTTAATTATAAGTCAGTTTTTCTTTATTATGAAAAAATTATGATTGTGGAAAAACATAAAAATTAAAAAATAAATTTTGGAGGTAATTAAAATGAAAAAATTTTTAAAAGTATTATTAGTAATGATGAGCTGCCTGATATTAATTGCATGTGGAAATTCAGATAAAAAGGAAAATGCAGAAAATAAAGGCGGTGAAGAAAAAGGAAAGAAATTAAAAGTAGCAGTAGTTTTTGCAGGTTTTTTAGGAGATAAATCCTTTAATGATTCTGCATTTGAAGGTCTTAAAAAAGCTGAATCCGATTTTGGAATAGAATTTAAAGTACTTGAATCAAAAGTTCCTTCCGACTGGGAAACAAACTTTGTTTCTGCAGCTTCTGATGACAGTTATGATTTAATACTTGCCATATCTTCACAATTTACTGACATAGTAAACAATCATGCTGATGTATTTAAAGATAAAAAAATAGGAATTATCGACAGTGTTGTAAAAAAACCTAATGTAGCTTCAGTAGTGTTTGCTCAAAATGAAGGTTCATTTTTAGCAGGGGCAGCTGCCGCACTCTTTACACAGAAAACTGATATTCCTAATGTAAATGAAGATAAAACAATTGGATGGGTAGGCGGAATGGATATACCGGTGTTACAGGATTTCCTTACAGGATATAAACAAGGTGCGATTTATATAGACCCTGAAACAAAAGTACTTGTTTCGTTTGCCGGAACATTTAATGATCCTTTAAAAGGTAAAGAACTTACTCTTGCTCAATACAGTCAGGGTGCGGATATTGTAATGAATGTGGCTTCAAACACAGGAAACGGAATACTCGAGGCTGCAAAAGACACTAAAAAATACGCAATCGGTGTAGATATCAATCAGGATGATATATATCCGGGAACTATACTTACTTCAATGCTGAAAAGAGTAGATGTTGCTACATATGACATAATAAAACAGGTTCATGAAAATACATTTAAAGGTGGAGAAGTTGTAAAAATGAATGCAAGTAATGGCGGTGTAGGGTTAACTGATATGAAAATCATGAAAGATGCTTTGAAGGAAAAGTTTCCTGAAGATATTCTTCAAAAAATTAACGAATTGACAGAGAAAATTAAGAAAGGCGAAATTAAAGTAGAATCTTATCCGGGATTTAAAGTTGAATAAATTTTTTTAAGCAGGAGGAGTTGTTTTGAAAGAAATAGTTAAAATGACGGATATTGTAAAGACTTTCGGAGAAGTTCAAGCAATAAAAAATGGAAATTTTAATTTATTTGAAGGTGAGATCCATTCATTAATCGGAGAAAACGGGGCCGGAAAATCTACAATGATGAAACTTTTATACGGTATATATTCCATTGATTCCGGAAGTATAGAAATATATAATAGAAAAATCGAAAATTATACTCCTAAAGATGCTATAAATCTTGGAATAGGTATGGTTCATCAAGAATTTATGTTGGTAAATGAAATGACAGTTCTTGAAAACATAATTCTCGGTTTTGAACCTGTGGAATCTATGGTTATGATTGATTTCAACAAAGCCAGAGCAAAAGTTCTGGAGTATGTAGAAAAATATAATTTGAATATACAGATAAACAAGAAAGTTAAGGATATATCAGTCGGTGAAGCACAAAGAGTTGAAATAATAAAAACTCTATATAGAGGAGCAAATATACTTATTCTGGACGAGCCGACTGCCGTCCTTACTCCACAGGAAACTGAAAAGTTGTTTGAAATTCTGGAAACTTTAAAACAGGCGGGAAAATCCATCATATTTATATCTCATAAATTAAATGAAGTAATGAAAATAAGTGACAGAATTACAGTAATGAGAGACAGCAAATACATAGAAACTGTAGACAAAAAAAAGACTTCTCCTCTTGAACTTGCTAAAATGATGGTGGGAAGAGAAGTTCTACTAAATGTACAAAAAAAGAAAATCAATGTACAGGAAACTATTTTGGAAGTTAAAAACATTTATGTTCCAAGTGACAGAGAACTTTCAAAGATAAAAGGACTTTCCTTTTCTCTAAAAAGAGGAGAAATTTTAGGAATAGCAGGTGTTGATGGAAATGGACAAAAAGAACTGGTAGAAGCCATTACAGGACTGAGAGAAACTGAAAAAGGAGAAATTATATTTAAGGATAAGCGAATAACAAATAAAACTCCGAAATCTATAAGAGAAGCCGGAATTGCT contains the following coding sequences:
- a CDS encoding BMP family protein; this translates as MKKFLKVLLVMMSCLILIACGNSDKKENAENKGGEEKGKKLKVAVVFAGFLGDKSFNDSAFEGLKKAESDFGIEFKVLESKVPSDWETNFVSAASDDSYDLILAISSQFTDIVNNHADVFKDKKIGIIDSVVKKPNVASVVFAQNEGSFLAGAAAALFTQKTDIPNVNEDKTIGWVGGMDIPVLQDFLTGYKQGAIYIDPETKVLVSFAGTFNDPLKGKELTLAQYSQGADIVMNVASNTGNGILEAAKDTKKYAIGVDINQDDIYPGTILTSMLKRVDVATYDIIKQVHENTFKGGEVVKMNASNGGVGLTDMKIMKDALKEKFPEDILQKINELTEKIKKGEIKVESYPGFKVE
- a CDS encoding ABC transporter ATP-binding protein; this encodes MKEIVKMTDIVKTFGEVQAIKNGNFNLFEGEIHSLIGENGAGKSTMMKLLYGIYSIDSGSIEIYNRKIENYTPKDAINLGIGMVHQEFMLVNEMTVLENIILGFEPVESMVMIDFNKARAKVLEYVEKYNLNIQINKKVKDISVGEAQRVEIIKTLYRGANILILDEPTAVLTPQETEKLFEILETLKQAGKSIIFISHKLNEVMKISDRITVMRDSKYIETVDKKKTSPLELAKMMVGREVLLNVQKKKINVQETILEVKNIYVPSDRELSKIKGLSFSLKRGEILGIAGVDGNGQKELVEAITGLRETEKGEIIFKDKRITNKTPKSIREAGIAHIPDDRNVRGLNREMSIKENMIATKFSETEFSGTVNLKEKNIIDFSEEMIKKFDIRPGDYKIITKNLSGGNAQKIIVARELESNTDLLIASQPTRGIDIGSIETIRKNIVSYRDKNKGVLLVSAELEEILTLSDRILVMYEGKIVGNLDAKDATEENVGFLMTGGKEKNAI